A stretch of DNA from Nitrospirota bacterium:
GCGCCCGGTCACGCCGAGGCCGGATCATCCGTGGCGCCGACGCCTGCGACCGGAGCGACGAACACAGGCAACGGTGGCGACCACATAAACCGGACATTTCTACTTGGGGGGAAAGCGGACATTTCTAAATTGGGTTGACAGGGGGGATCGGTGGTTGATTTGGATTTCATTCATCAGGACTTTCAACGTCGCCTCAGGGAAATTCCAGCACAGGGGATGGGACTGTCAGTCGATGTCTATACTCCCGATCTATTCGAACTGGTGAACAGACTCAGAGAGCGAGGGCTCCAGCCCGGCTATCTGGAAGTCTTTAAGGCGACGACGACCGCAGTGACAAAGGTTCGCCGGGAACTATCGGACATACCGTTGGCCTACCACGGTGAAGGTCTGTGGATCACGCAGCCGGACGTACAAGCGTCTCCGGTTTTTGAGCAGGACCTCGAAGAGATGGTTATGCAGCTGAATAGCTTGCAGAGCCTCTGGTTGAATCATGAATGCGCGACGAAGCAGATGGCGGGCTACTCGTTTGGTACCTATCTCCCTCCACTCTATACACCATTGAGTGCCCGGGTAGTGGCCGGCAACATCGAGCTGGTTCAGCAGGCAATGGATCGGCAGGCTGCTCGGGCAGACGGAACTGCGCCGCTCTTTCTCTTGGAGATGCCACCCCTCACATATTTTGCTGCCGGCACGATACCGATTTCCTATTTTTTCCGGCTCGTTACGGGCTCGGTGCCCTGCGGTCTTGTGCTGGACATCGGACACCTCTGGACGGTGTATCGTTATACGTCCGTCTGTCGACGGATCTCTCTCGAACGATTCATCGAGGAATTTCTCGCCGAATTCCCTCTGGAACGGGTTGTAGAAATCCATCTGGCAGGGCTGGCCTGCCATGAATCGGCTGATCAGCCACAGGGAGGAGAAGGACTTCCCGAATGGATCGACGCCCATGCTGCTCCGATTCCCTCGATCCTCTTTGCCATGCTCGAGCAGGTTCTGGCCCATCCAAACCTTGTCAGTCTCCGGGCGGTCGCGCTTGAAGTAGATACCAAACCGATTGAGGTGATTGTGGAGGAGTATGCAGAGGCAGTTCGGCGCTTCTCCTTCCTCGTTCAGCAGGCGATGGCCCGAGACACGCCGGTAGGACAGTTGAGGAAGGCGACGTGTTGTCCAGTCTCAATTCAGGAGTCTGTATGCCAGTCCGAACGGCAGCAGTTGTGCGACGATTATGAACGGTATGCACGGATCATTATGGGGCAAACTCCGATAACAGGTCCGGAGTGGCAGGAAGTCGCCGTGGAAGGGAGCGGGTTAACACGGTATCGCACGTCCTACGTTCCGCACGAGATTCTCCATTGGGGAGGAGACCTTGAAGGGATGTTTCCGCAGGCCTGCCGGGCTCTAGCCGAGCGGGGCGTCTGTCTGGCTGAGTTCGTGGATTTCTGGTTTCGGTCTCCAAGACCGCTTACCCACTCCTACGATTTTTTCCTCCTCAAGATCGAACGGTTTTTCGAATTTGTGACGGAGCGCGTACCGGATATGCGTGCCTCCGTACAACAGGAATGCGACCTGTTGCGCCTGGCCTATGGTCAAGCCAATGAGGCGGGAGAATCGATGATGGAGATGGAGCGGATCAGATGAGTTTCTGGCAATCACTCCCCAAGCCGATTATAGGGATGGCGCCGATGGATGGGGTGACCGATGCAACGTTTCGCCATACCGTCGCGATGCAGGGAAAGCCGGACGTCTCCTTCACGGAATTCACTCATGTCCATGATGTCTGTCGTGGCCCGGAGTTCCTGTTGGACTCCCTCATCTACCATGAGGCTGAACGACCGGTTGTCGCGCAGTTGTATGGAAAGGAGCCGGATCTTTTCTATCAGGCGGCCCATGCAGTCTGTGAATTGGGGTTCGACGGATTGGATATCAACATGGGCTGTCCTTCGCGGAGTGTCGCTTCATCGGGATCAGGGGCAGGGCTGATCAGAACGCCAGATGTCGCTCAGGCTATCATGCAGGCTGCCAGACAAGGAATTGCCGATTGGGCGGCCGGTCAGACCCTTGAGGGAGCGGGGCTCAAGCCAGGCAGGGTGGCGGCAATCCATAGGCTGAACGAGCGGCGGCAGGACGGCCGCCCGCTCGTCCGACAGAAGATCCCCCTGTCGGTCAAGACACGTCTTGGCTACGATGTGGTCGTTGTCGACCGGTGGATCGGACATCTCCTCACAGAACGGCCTGCGGTCATTTCCCTGCACGGCCGTACCTTGCAACAAATGTATCGAGGGGAAGCAGATTGGAGTGCCATTTCCCAGGCTGCGGGAATCGTTCGGGGGAGCGGGACTTTGCTCTTCGGCAATGGGGATGTGCACAGTTATCATGATGTCATCCGCCGTGTGCGGGATACCGGAGTTGATGGGGTGTTGGTGGGACGAGCCGTCCTCGGGTCCCCCTGGTTCTTCCGAGAAAAAGAGGAGGCGCGACTCGTTCTGCAGCAACATGTGTCTGAAGAGGGGCTTGAGCCGTGGGTTCCTCAGCTGGACTATCGCTTCGAGGTGCTGCTCAATCATGCGAGACGATTTGAAACGATCTGTGGACAAGGCCAGTTTCGACGAATGCGCAAACACTTGGGCTGGTACTGCAAAGGATTTCCTCATGCCGCCTCGCTTCGAGCCGATATGTTTCGAGTCTCATCGGTTGCCGATCTGGAGCAGGTGCTTACCGATTTTCGCGTGCGCAACGCGAGCCTGACCGAGGTCTCCAACCAGGTGCTGCCTGAACCTTTTCCGATGTTGTAGATGCCACTCATTCTGGCTTCCACGTCCCCACGCCGTCGCGAGTTACTTGCTCTGCTGGGTGTCCCCTTCAAGGTCGTGGACCCATCTTTCGAGGAACAGCTGGTAACCGACCGTTCGGCGGTAGAACAGGTGACATCCTTCGCGCTCGCCAAGGCCCAGTCGGTCGCGAGATACGAGCCGGAGACGATTGTGCTGGGGAGTGATACGGTGATCGAGTTGGATCATGCCGTGCTTGGAAAACCAGCTGATCTGCTGGAGGCCCGTGCGATGCTTCGACGCCTGGCCGCTCGTGACCATTACGTACACACGGCTGTCGCGCTCGTCGGTTCAACTCAGAAGGTCGAGGTTACCGCTCTGTCTACCGCTGTCGTTCGGATGAGGTCCTTTGATGCACAGGCGCATGAACGCTATCTGGAGACGGAGGAAAGTCTCGGCAAAGCCGGTGCATACTCGATTCAAGGAGAGGGCGGCGATTTGGTCGATTCCATTGATGGAGATTTTCCAACGGTAGTCGGTTTGCCCCTCCGTCTGGTCGCTCAACTGCTTAGGCAATGCGGTATAGAAGTGCCAGTTGATCTCGACGAACTCTACGCCAGCAAACCCTACGCTAACTGGGATCACTTTTCAGGCTGATTGCAAAGGGATGGGGGCTTTCGTACAATGCCGCCTCATTGATCGCTGTCTCGCTGATGGAGGGAGTCTTGAGTGTGCGATGTGTGACAAGGTTGGCGCAAGTCGGCCCCGTTGTTGCCTGTACGGTTGCGGGTCTGGTGACAGTCTTTGGTGTTCAGTCGGTCTTGGCGATCGATGTGAAGGTTTCAATAGAAGAGGCGCAGAAGGCCTTGGAAGCCGGGCGGGCTCCCATGGAGAAGGCCAACACCCCAGAGGAGGTCAAGAAAGTTCTCCAGCAAGCTTCCATGGTTACGCGTGTAGGAGCCCATCCAGAGAAAGACCCTTGCGGAGCCAGCGCCATTCTCCGGACCAAACGCTATCGACTTGAAGCCTTTGGCCGACAGGAGGCGGCGGAGTCCAAGAAGAGGAAAATGGATGTGCGGATGCCAGACGAATTCATCAGGAAAGTCGTCGACATGCCCAACATGGAGATTGAAGTTCAGCTCTGTGGCGATGACGAATACTTTGCAGAAGGCGCCTTGATCGAGCTGCAGCAGGGCTCCAAGAGGATCAAACCCATCGACATCGGTAAAGCTGAACGTGGTCGAAAGAATGAGGGAAGCGGTCCGATCTACCGGTCGCGTTTTACTGCTCTGTTTGCATATGAAACCTTTGATCCCACCGCCGCGTCCACTTTCGTCATTAATCTGCAGGACGGAAGTGAAGCGAGGATAGCCGCTGATTTCTCCAAAGTGAAGTAGACACTTCTTTCGCTCTCTGACGACCGATTAATTAAATCATTAGGACTCGCGCTCGTTCTCGTGGTGCTTGTGGCTTTCCGCCGACTGGCGTTGAAACTGTTCGTACGACAGGGACAACTTCTGCTGCATTGCCCTCTCTAGCGGCTGTCCGGCCAGGAGCACAGTCATCAGCTGGCGGATGGTGTACATGCTATGTCGATCAACGAGGTATCGAATGGCAGCGGTTGCCGTGAGGTATGCGGTCGGTAATGACGTTGAGGGGAGCCGAACCCATGGTCCGTGCAGGGAAGGC
This window harbors:
- a CDS encoding DUF692 family protein, yielding MVDLDFIHQDFQRRLREIPAQGMGLSVDVYTPDLFELVNRLRERGLQPGYLEVFKATTTAVTKVRRELSDIPLAYHGEGLWITQPDVQASPVFEQDLEEMVMQLNSLQSLWLNHECATKQMAGYSFGTYLPPLYTPLSARVVAGNIELVQQAMDRQAARADGTAPLFLLEMPPLTYFAAGTIPISYFFRLVTGSVPCGLVLDIGHLWTVYRYTSVCRRISLERFIEEFLAEFPLERVVEIHLAGLACHESADQPQGGEGLPEWIDAHAAPIPSILFAMLEQVLAHPNLVSLRAVALEVDTKPIEVIVEEYAEAVRRFSFLVQQAMARDTPVGQLRKATCCPVSIQESVCQSERQQLCDDYERYARIIMGQTPITGPEWQEVAVEGSGLTRYRTSYVPHEILHWGGDLEGMFPQACRALAERGVCLAEFVDFWFRSPRPLTHSYDFFLLKIERFFEFVTERVPDMRASVQQECDLLRLAYGQANEAGESMMEMERIR
- a CDS encoding tRNA-dihydrouridine synthase, encoding MSFWQSLPKPIIGMAPMDGVTDATFRHTVAMQGKPDVSFTEFTHVHDVCRGPEFLLDSLIYHEAERPVVAQLYGKEPDLFYQAAHAVCELGFDGLDINMGCPSRSVASSGSGAGLIRTPDVAQAIMQAARQGIADWAAGQTLEGAGLKPGRVAAIHRLNERRQDGRPLVRQKIPLSVKTRLGYDVVVVDRWIGHLLTERPAVISLHGRTLQQMYRGEADWSAISQAAGIVRGSGTLLFGNGDVHSYHDVIRRVRDTGVDGVLVGRAVLGSPWFFREKEEARLVLQQHVSEEGLEPWVPQLDYRFEVLLNHARRFETICGQGQFRRMRKHLGWYCKGFPHAASLRADMFRVSSVADLEQVLTDFRVRNASLTEVSNQVLPEPFPML
- the maf gene encoding septum formation protein Maf, which produces MPLILASTSPRRRELLALLGVPFKVVDPSFEEQLVTDRSAVEQVTSFALAKAQSVARYEPETIVLGSDTVIELDHAVLGKPADLLEARAMLRRLAARDHYVHTAVALVGSTQKVEVTALSTAVVRMRSFDAQAHERYLETEESLGKAGAYSIQGEGGDLVDSIDGDFPTVVGLPLRLVAQLLRQCGIEVPVDLDELYASKPYANWDHFSG